From the Nitrospiria bacterium genome, the window TTCCTGGACGAGATTGGAGACACCCCGTCGGGGATTCAGGCCAAGCTGCTGCGTGTCTTGGAAGAAAAAGAGTTCCGCCGAATCGGCGGAACGCAAAACATTCATGTCGATGTCCGAATCATTGCGGCCACCAACAAAGATCTTGAAAAGGCGGTGGCGGAGGGGACGTTTCGGGAGGACCTCTATTACCGACTGGATGTCATCCCCATTGTTCTGCCGCCGCTTCGAGAGCGGGTGGAGGATATCCCGCTCCTGGTCCGTCATTTTCTCACCGTCATGAATCAAGGGTTGAATAAAAAGATCCGGACGATCACGCCGGAGGCCATGAAGGCTTTACAGGCTCACCCGTGGCGAGGAAACGTGCGAGAGCTGGAGAACGTCATCGAACGCGTTGTGGCTTTAACGACGGGTGAGGCCATCGAACTCAAGGATGTGACGGAATGTCTCCAGAGGCCGGGGGGGGGCAAGGAGTCGTTATTGACGACCCTCCCGTCGGAAGGACTGGATCTGGACAAAGTGATCGGCGACTTGGAAAAAACCCTTCTTTTGAAGGCCCTGGAGCGAACCAATTGGATCAAGCGGGATGCGGCCAATCTGCTTCGGTTGAACATGCGTTCTTTCCGGTACCGTCTGGACAAGCACAGCATCCGAAAAAATCGCGAACCCGGATCTCTTCCGGATGCCCCGAAGGGTGATGAAGAGGAATCGGATACCCCCGCCCCCTGAGCGGGTTTCATGGCCTTCCACTGAATATCATCAATGGATCACTCCTCTCGCATGCGCTCACGTTGGACTGTCACTTTGCGTGCACCCGCCAAGATCAACCTCCTGTTGAACGTCCTGGAGCGTCATTCGACCCGATATCATCCCATCGTCTCCTTAATGCAGATGGTTGGTCTTCAGGATCGGTTGACCTTGACCTTGAAACCGGTCCGGTATGGGATCCGAATTGTGACCCGGACTCAAAACCTTCCCTTGGGCGAGGATAATCTGATTACACGGGCCGCACGGGCCTTCGCGAAGCGTTATGGGATCGAAACCGGATTGCGAATCGAGCTGGACAAAAGGATCCCGATCGGTGCCGGGCTCGGCGGCGGAAGCAGCGATGCGGCGGCGACGCTTCATGGTCTATGCCGCCTGCACCGGATGACTCCGCCTGCCGCGGAACTCGCGGGCCTGGGGCGGAATCTGGGCAGCGATGTTCCTTTTTTTTTCGGAGGGCCGACCGCTTGGGTCTCCGGGGTCGGAGACCGGATTAATCCGATTTGTTTGGGAGAAAACCTCTGGGCCGTGTTGGCCAATCCCGGGTTCGAGGTTTCGACGGCTTGGGTCTATTCCGAGTTGGATCGGGTCCGTGCCGAAGGATTAACCCCGCCGGGACCTTTCCTTAAAAAAATAGGATTGACTTTGGATCGAAATCGGCTTAAAATCTCAACCCGTGCGAGCAAGGCCTTCCCGCTGACGAAACGATCATTCCCCCTCCACAATGACTTGGAAGTGATCACGATCAGACGATACCCGGTCATTGAGACCATGAAGGAGCGCC encodes:
- a CDS encoding sigma-54 dependent transcriptional regulator yields the protein MEKILVVDDEKSMRDFLSIVLKKEGYAVTTADDGEMASRLVQKEIFDLVLTDVKMPKLSGLQVLKTVKETSPDTIVVMITAFASTETAIEAMKEGAYDYLTKPFQIEEVRLIIQNALEKKRLRTENQLLKKRVKGAAALEDIIGRSGGMQNVIQVIKKVANTQSNVLILGESGTGKELVAQAIHSDSLRKDKPFVTVNCSALPEPLLESELFGHMKGSFTGAHANKPGLFEIAHEGTIFLDEIGDTPSGIQAKLLRVLEEKEFRRIGGTQNIHVDVRIIAATNKDLEKAVAEGTFREDLYYRLDVIPIVLPPLRERVEDIPLLVRHFLTVMNQGLNKKIRTITPEAMKALQAHPWRGNVRELENVIERVVALTTGEAIELKDVTECLQRPGGGKESLLTTLPSEGLDLDKVIGDLEKTLLLKALERTNWIKRDAANLLRLNMRSFRYRLDKHSIRKNREPGSLPDAPKGDEEESDTPAP
- the ispE gene encoding 4-(cytidine 5'-diphospho)-2-C-methyl-D-erythritol kinase, producing MRSRWTVTLRAPAKINLLLNVLERHSTRYHPIVSLMQMVGLQDRLTLTLKPVRYGIRIVTRTQNLPLGEDNLITRAARAFAKRYGIETGLRIELDKRIPIGAGLGGGSSDAAATLHGLCRLHRMTPPAAELAGLGRNLGSDVPFFFGGPTAWVSGVGDRINPICLGENLWAVLANPGFEVSTAWVYSELDRVRAEGLTPPGPFLKKIGLTLDRNRLKISTRASKAFPLTKRSFPLHNDLEVITIRRYPVIETMKERLCSLGARGALMSGSGPTVFGVFPDRSSAHAAAAVLRQDLAWGRVRRHGGWTIWVARLLTRSPW